The genomic stretch GGTCAAAATGTCCAAATGACGATGTTTGTACACAAAACTCCATGTCAAAGAGAAGTAGGCCTCTTATTTCTACTCCTCCAGATATGAATCAAAAAATGTGTCCTCACCTTACTGAGAGCATAATGTGCGAATGTGCTACAAAAATTACAAGAAATACAGCCTTTGATGACTATAATAGAAACTTAATCTCCTACAATAACTCTACTACTCAAGATTCTCTTCAAAATGATCCAGAAATTAGAGCAATGTCAGCATCGGCTAATAGAATGTCTAGGTCTAAAATGGGAGCATACTCAACTGAAAACCTTCTTAAAAAcctttattttgattttagaGAAAACtatcaaattttaaatgatCAAAATCATTCATATCCTAGAACGCAAGTTGATGAAGAAAGTCAGAACGAAGATTTTACATTGAGAAAGGGAATAGATAACTCATATGATATTCACTTTGCTCTATCATCGTACTTGCTTGGAGTTAACTATACAAACTTCCGAAATTCTACATTAGATCCAAATTTGTTCAACTAAAGTTTAAATGTGGAGCATCTACATTTTTTTGAgcttaatatttttaatattaattttgttaatGTTAATTaagataattcaaaaaaaagtgTATTAAACCACGCTGATAACTTACTTCCAAGTTAATAGATTATTCAAGGGAACAAATCTTCCCATTACTAACTTTATTATCTCTTGGGAGCAAACACCTGAAATATATGAAGATGTCacaaattcttcttttatcTCAAAGCtagaataattttgtttaaagaaatagaaaagttaataaatgtttataattaaatagaGATTCCCCAAATTCTGTTCgcacttttttttataaattttgtATAAATCTATAGTGTTTATTTTAAACCAACTTACCTCTGAATAAAATCAGGGGGTATTTGTATATATTCTAATCTTAATGACTTtagataattttgaaaatttgttttaatttcttcagaatctttaattaatccTTTATCAATATGGATATAGTCCAAGAAGTCTAGAAATAAAAACTCTATAAGCTGGGACTCTTGAGAAATATCTTCCAAAAAAACTTCCACAAGTCTTTCTGTTAGAGCTGGATCCACATTACTAATTTTGTTATGTATTTCTCCCCACCTAAAGGAtgtatttttgaattctaTGAATCTTAAACAGTATAAATGTCTACAAACAAATTGAACCAATTCGTCAGAGATATTGAGATCGAAATCAGAATTGGAGATATTCATTTTTCCAGTATTACTATTAGAAATCCGGGAAACGTCCAAAGTATACTGCTCATGAAATATCTTTTGGAGTTGAAGATAAGAAACAGTTTCACAATGCATTTCTGGTAGCTCTTTGTTGACAGGAAGTCTTCCAAAGTCGTTCAGAAACTTGTAAATCCAACTTAACActatttgatattttacATTAATAGTAGAAAAAgatcttttatttaaagaaaactGGCCATTAAAATTACTATACAATTTCTGAGATTCAagtaattgaaatatttgatctCCAAGAAGATCTTCAGGATCTGAAAACaccaaatattgatatcTTTTTGCTTCAATATAATTTGGAAAATCATAATCTTTTAGAATTTGTTCCAAACTATCTTTAAATCTCTTTTTGAGATTCTCTCGATCCATCCCAAACTCCGATCCTCGAAACAAACCGGCATTTAACCCAATATAAACCAACAATATTGGAAATGGTATTTTAGAcaaaaaatcatttaatCCAGATGAGCTATCTTCCAACTctttaaaatcaatttcaGAAGCAAGATTGATTAATGATTCAATTGGCTTAAAAAGCTGAAGTCCGTGAAGCTTTGCAAGGTTCTTGCTTTCAGCAGAAAGATCAAAAGTTACATACATTTGATTTGTACTAAACACCTGATATTGTCCAAGTTCGCCCCTTGACTTGAGGCTTATTATAAAACAACTTGAGATTCCTTGACCATTTTTCGCCAAATTGTACACATTTTCAACAATATTACCAGGGAGATTACAACAAACAACTACGCTGTACTCTAAAGGATGGGAGTTTAGAGGTTCGTTCATGAGAGtctccaaatatttttctggAGACTCCAATACACATTTAATTCTGATATTAACTTGCAGACTTAACAAAAAATCTTTTAGTAGATATATTTTGGGCTGATTTACAATGTTTGTTTTCTCACCATCAAGGCTAAGGCATACACCATAATCTTCCTCAGTAGCGATTTGGCAGTCCACCAATACTATCTCTCCAATTCCGGAAGATGCTAACGAGATTGCCAATTCTGAGGTTAATATAGAAGACGACcctaaaattaatattttagaGTTTTTTAAAGCTTCTTCCCCCACTACACCCCATATAAGTCTTTCTCTAGACCTAAATTGGTCCATTATAGTGCTTTTTTATCCTTCTTTATTGTTTGCAGTACTCTTAgttttttccttttctcCTAGGCTTTTAGGAAACactattttttaaattaactCTAGTAGGAATAAACCTGttttctaaaaatattttctcaaaCGTTTTGATCACACTTTCTCTCTCTAGTGTGCCTCATTTTAAGATTTTTTACGAAACTTTTAATTCTCTCTAATTCAGCTCTGCCTGTTCCTTCATCTTGAATAATCATAATTAAACAACTGTTGGCGCCGGCGCCAACATGTCTTTTTTGCCTTTTAGAGgtaaatcaattaataaagagaGTAAAAACAATGTTCTTTTCTTATTCCTTCTAAATTGAAAGAATAGAAAGAATTGAGGAGAGCTACTAACTTTAATTAACGAGATCTTAAATCGCTGGcctttgttttttttaagctCAACTAAGAAGTTTCAATTTTCTAGTT from Cryptosporidium parvum Iowa II chromosome 8, whole genome shotgun sequence encodes the following:
- a CDS encoding ubiquitin activating enzyme E1 — encoded protein: MDQFRSRERLIWGVVGEEALKNSKILILGSSSILTSELAISLASSGIGEIVLVDCQIATEEDYGVCLSLDGEKTNIVNQPKIYLLKDFLLSLQVNIRIKCVLESPEKYLETLMNEPLNSHPLEYSVVVCCNLPGNIVENVYNLAKNGQGISSCFIISLKSRGELGQYQVFSTNQMYVTFDLSAESKNLAKLHGLQLFKPIESLINLASEIDFKELEDSSSGLNDFLSKIPFPILLVYIGLNAGLFRGSEFGMDRENLKKRFKDSLEQILKDYDFPNYIEAKRYQYLVFSDPEDLLGDQIFQLLESQKLYSNFNGQFSLNKRSFSTINVKYQIVLSWIYKFLNDFGRLPVNKELPEMHCETVSYLQLQKIFHEQYTLDVSRISNSNTGKMNISNSDFDLNISDELVQFVCRHLYCLRFIEFKNTSFRWGEIHNKISNVDPALTERLVEVFLEDISQESQLIEFLFLDFLDYIHIDKGLIKDSEEIKTNFQNYLKSLRLEYIQIPPDFIQR